TGGCTGAATCCAATAGCATTTCGGTGTCTGAATGCTGGGCAATAAAGCAAAAGAATTACCTACAAAAAATACAGACCCGAACCAGAACTAATACCCTTCGTTGCTATTTTGATGAGCTATTCTTCAGTGATCAAAGGAGTTTACAGCCATTGTTGTTTCACATAATGAACTACACCAGACCTCATAACCTGGAACAGCTTAATACAATGCTGCTGCAGAAATGTCTTAATTATCAGCTAGTTTACGAATTTATTATAAGAACGTACACCATGTTTCGACCCAAAAGCATGGAAGATGGGAGGCCAAATAGGGCGACAAAGTATGTACACTCATGACCGTGATCACCTTATACCAGTCCATCGGAATCTCTATAACAAATGGGGACTACCCAACGTTTGCTGGCAAGATCTCTCAAGACGCAGCAGAAATGTTACTACCTGACGGACATCTCGTTCTGCGACACCGCCTTGTTGTTCGTCCCCATCCAATCATACCCTTGTCGTCGGCTTCCAAGTCTCCAGTGCCAGGTTTTGGCGGCGCACTGACCTGGACCTCCTCTGGCTCTTCTACAGTTACAGTTACAACTTTGCGAGGTTTTCTACCTCTTGTCCGCCCGCCGTAGCGTCCTCGCCTACTTAAACTTGACTCCCAGGATCCACCAGAAGCCTGCACTAACCCCTCAAGTAACTGAACATCCTCTATGATTTCAGGCCGGGAAAGTGACGAAAGGCCAGGCAAGATATCTTTCTGGAAGTCCCGCTTCTGCCGCCGCCTCCTTTGCTGACCCCTTCTAGGCTTGGTGAGGAGGTGGATGGCTGAAACTGTTTGTTCATCGGTTGTAATTGCAGGTTCCTGTGGCCTGCTCCAGTACTCATCAATCTTAGTCTCTTCCAGCTTCAGTGTCAAGGATTCAAATGAATCCAACTCATCATCACTGGAATCATTGATGCAAGCTTGGGCTTCCACTTGCTCAGCACGGTCATCGATGTTTGATATAGCGAGATCTGCAAACCACTGCAACATATCATCAGGTGCCTCTGCAGTTGTTGGCATATCCATCGACAACGCAACAATGTTCTCAGCTGCGGCTATAGCAGATGTAACAGATGTGTCGTCAGCATCCTGGTATGCATCAAGTTTGCCAGGACGTGTGCATTCTTGATGAAAAGTCCATGCCTCAGCGCCCTCTTCACAAGCTGGCACCTCTAGGTCAATCACAAATGCACGTTTAGATTGGCTGTTCTGTAAGGAGGCCACCTGACATTCATGCGACACTACTGATTCCTCTGAATTGTCTTCGTTTGGTACATCATCGTTTAGATCAATGAAATTCCTGATGGGGGCACCACTTTTCTTGATGACTCCTTCAGCAGCTTGTCCATCTTTAGGCACATGCTTCTGGCATGAAAGAGGTAAATATGTAGAACTCTCATGGGTCTTACTACAAACAAGCAGAGTTCTAGCGGCAATGTCTTCAGAAGCCCCATCCTTCTTAATTCCGCATCCTCCGGATGTCGAGGCAGAATCTGACAAATTTCGAATTGTCAGGGCCCCTTCGTTTCTGTCTTCAGTATTTTTCAGCTCCATTGCAGTTCCAAATGAATGGCCAAACAGCTTCCCTTGCTTCTCCAAAAATGTTGGATCAGCGCAGGAAGCTTTATTTTTGAGCCAAGAGATCCCAAATACGGATCCCTCATCTTTACTATGTTGTAAACTGTCAGCACATCTCCCAGCTTGTTCTACAAGACCATCTTCCTGACCATCAGACAGTGCTTCATTCAAATTAAAGTTCTTCGTGCCCTTGCCATGGGACTGTCGAGCTGAATGTTCAAACTTCTGGGCATTCTTTTGCTCCAAGTCACTACAAATTGCTACCTGATGTCGTGAATGTGATGCAGAAAATGAATCAAGTGGAAAACCAGGATAGCGGCCATCTAAGTTATTCACATTTTTCAGCTTCGGGGTCAACATTCCAAAGCTCTGTGTCACAGCACTAAGACTGGTGTATGAATTCACAGCTGACGATCCATTGAATCTTGGAATGAAAGCAGGACTATTGACAACACTGCTCCTTGGGTCTACAATGCATGAACCCATCGGGGAGGCAATGGAAGGATGGTCCATCTGAGGAATAGAGATGGGAGCAGCAAGTGTACCCATACTTGAATGATGTGGACGGTCAAGTCTAGCAAAACTATTGACAGCAGAGGGTTCCAGAGGACCTCGTGCAAACCATCCAACTGAACTATTGTGACCTTGGTAAACAAACTGGTTATTGTTGGCAGGCCTCCCATCAGCAGCTTTGAAGTACTTCTGCGCATCGGTATCACTGTATCTGGGTGCTAAAAAATTTATACTGCTGACCTGTTTACCTGAAGGATTGAAGCAAGTGAAAGAACAATTATTAGACAGGACTAAGTCAAATGTAAATACAGAACAGTACAAGAATGTGCAAGGTATCAAAAAAGAAACCCCAGAGATGCTTTCTAAGCTCTCTGCATGACATTACCAAGCGTCTAGAACAACAATatgatatataaaaaaagaacagGCACAAGCTGTAGTCCAAAAGAAGTTATgtatctctttttttctctttattgaGGGGGAAAGGCAAGTTACTGTATCAGAAAGAAAATAGGGATTACAAGTTCAATGAAGAAAATATTGGAAGACTAGCACGCAGACAACCATTCAGCGATATCATTTGGGAAACCACAGAAGTGAGCATGTTGTCTATACAGATTGGAGCTATATAAGGACTAGAAACCAGCCTGCAACATAGGATATTCCAGATTATAATGATACATCACATCTCACAGGCCACCACCACTAGCAGTCAAAAGAAAAGGTAGATGCCCCATGAAGGTGTTAATGCTACAATTGTGTGCAGTATAATAAGGAGGAAACAAAAGATGCACAGAACCA
The nucleotide sequence above comes from Phragmites australis chromosome 4, lpPhrAust1.1, whole genome shotgun sequence. Encoded proteins:
- the LOC133915402 gene encoding uncharacterized protein LOC133915402, whose translation is MGAKVEGESYMPGYHAMGDLNVEANGRWTPYYEEKTSNGQLCNGFTIKPTDSYSEFDKEMLKHTMLEHEAVFRQQVYELHRVYKIQRDMMKHYQSKEVYAYPMLADASQTNSPSQVPPNGAKMMWQMQVPPVSTTYKKTPVADHNDTNQSSMKFLREGSVQSSPNGFPSSDAAPKSRQGTFDLHLPADHYIDDDNASENKPIDFLGLASDTKPQNDADLTLVSAEGLGRFSGNSSTSGLWTTNNLGGRQVTDLNEPNTGIFTSRANGSVCRGLSHTLETSWHQSMLRSSTTNFSFNKEYSKDKHTDEGTSSNFFDASAKMRQEEKPLINKGKQVSSINFLAPRYSDTDAQKYFKAADGRPANNNQFVYQGHNSSVGWFARGPLEPSAVNSFARLDRPHHSSMGTLAAPISIPQMDHPSIASPMGSCIVDPRSSVVNSPAFIPRFNGSSAVNSYTSLSAVTQSFGMLTPKLKNVNNLDGRYPGFPLDSFSASHSRHQVAICSDLEQKNAQKFEHSARQSHGKGTKNFNLNEALSDGQEDGLVEQAGRCADSLQHSKDEGSVFGISWLKNKASCADPTFLEKQGKLFGHSFGTAMELKNTEDRNEGALTIRNLSDSASTSGGCGIKKDGASEDIAARTLLVCSKTHESSTYLPLSCQKHVPKDGQAAEGVIKKSGAPIRNFIDLNDDVPNEDNSEESVVSHECQVASLQNSQSKRAFVIDLEVPACEEGAEAWTFHQECTRPGKLDAYQDADDTSVTSAIAAAENIVALSMDMPTTAEAPDDMLQWFADLAISNIDDRAEQVEAQACINDSSDDELDSFESLTLKLEETKIDEYWSRPQEPAITTDEQTVSAIHLLTKPRRGQQRRRRQKRDFQKDILPGLSSLSRPEIIEDVQLLEGLVQASGGSWESSLSRRGRYGGRTRGRKPRKVVTVTVEEPEEVQVSAPPKPGTGDLEADDKGMIGWGRTTRRCRRTRCPSGSNISAAS